The following are encoded together in the Coregonus clupeaformis isolate EN_2021a chromosome 24, ASM2061545v1, whole genome shotgun sequence genome:
- the si:dkey-72l14.3 gene encoding glyco_hydro_56 domain-containing protein: MAWTELELRAGLRAGLHRALLPLLLQGLMLLTFPCLGGPPQPARNPLSPGQPFLVLWGIPNKACSIRPDPGAFGMEREGRVSMFYEDTLGKYPYYTHQDQPVNGGLPQHTRLDGHLQKTGEDLVAALPSTGYQGLGVLRWGQWSPQWGRNREKQGIYLEGSRALLRTFFPDWTTEEVEKWSQVDFEAAAQSILMETLWEVRRLRPKALWGVSPYPNCYNSGPAQSLSNYTGRCPATEMALNDELLWLWKCCSALYPALTLEKLQGGTSGARLYTSNQIREALRVAGLAGTAYDLPVFPLVRSVYTSTNTFLSEADLVNTIGESAAMGAAGVILWEKDQGVFSSRTQRACSELATFVREVLGLYAVNVTTAARLCSVSLCQGRGRCVRRKPGSSAYLHLPPSNFLMTQGKVEGVQATGQLDPGNLEAWKRDFQCQWYESMEGAAADEEVPKDRAQGALPPTLNSPLLSELNQGTRPTLALSDHSGPSLTTPLLPLLLVLATALSLNTDLCLNL; encoded by the exons ATGGCGTGGACTGAGCTGGAGCTCCGGGCAGGGCTCAGAGCTGGGCTACACAGGGCCCTACTACCACTTCTCCTCCAGGGGTTGATGCTCCTTACCTTCCCCTGCCTTGGTGGTCCCCCACAGCCGGCACGCAATCCTCTGTCACCAGGGCAGCCTTTTCTAGTACTATGGGGAATCCCCAACAAGGCGTGTTCTATACGTCCTGACCCAGGAGCCtttgggatggagagagagggccgCGTGTCCATGTTTTATGAGGACACTCTGGGGAAATACCCCTATTACACTCACCAGGACCAGCCGGTGAATGGGGGTCTTCCCCAACACACCAGACTGGATGGACACCTCCAGAAGACAGGGGAGGACCTGGTGGCAGCGCTACCCTCCACAGGGTACCAGGGCCTGGGGGTACTGCGTTGGGGCCAGTGGTCCCCGCAGTGGGGAAGGAACCGTGAGAAACAGGGCATCTACCTGGAGGGCTCCAGGGCTCTGCTGAGGACCTTCTTCCCTGACTGGACCACTGAGGAGGTGGAGAAGTGGTCTCAG GTGGACTTTGAGGCAGCGGCCCAGTCCATCCTCATGGAGACGCTGTGGGAGGTGAGGAGGCTCCGCCCCAAGGCTCTGTGGGGCGTGTCCCCGTACCCCAACTGCTACAACTCTGGCCCCGCCCAGTCGCTGTCCAATTACACAGGTCGCTGTCCCGCCACCGAGATGGCGTTGAACGACGAGCTGCTGTGGCTATGGAAATGCTGCTCTGCCCTCTACCCCGCCCTCACACTAGAGAAGTTGCAGGGCGGGACCTCAGGGGCCAGACTGTACACGTCCAATCAGATCCGAGAGGCACTGAGAGTGGCAGGCTTGGCCGGGACCGCCTACGACCTTCCTGTGTTCCCATTGGTCAGGAGTGTCTATACATCAACCAATACTTTTCTGTCTGAG GCGGACCTGGTCAACACCATAGGTGAGAGTGCTGCCATGGGGGCAGCAGGGGTTATCCTCTGGGAGAAAGATCAAGGTGTCTTCTCTTCAAGGACTCAG AGAGCCTGCTCAGAGCTGGCCACGTTCGTGCGTGAGGTCCTGGGCCTGTACGCCGTCAACGTGACCACAGCCGCCCGCCTGTGCAGCGTCTCCCTGTGCCAGGGGCGTGGCCGCTGCGTACGCCGCAAACCCGGGAGCTCCGCCTACCTGCACCTGCCGCCCTCCAACTTCCTGATGACGCAGGGGAAGGTGGAAGGGGTGCAGGCCACAGGCCAGCTGGATCCTGGAAACCTGGAGGCCTGGAAGAGGGACTTCCAGTGCCAGTGGTATGAGTCCATGGAGGGGGCGGCTGCCGACGAGGAGGTCCCCAAGGACAGGGCACAGGGAGCCCTTCCTCCCACACTGAATTCACCCTTGTTGAGTGAGCTGAACCAAGGGACCAGGCCCACCCTCGCTCTGTCAGACCACAGTGGACCATCACTCACGACACCTCTCCTGCCTCTACTGCTGGTATTAGCCACAGCTCTAAGCCTGAACACAGACTTATGCCTGAACCTCTGA
- the borcs6 gene encoding BLOC-1 related complex subunit 6, which yields MSLFPVIGTDLPEAANGVDTQHSPESCSVNGPYTHAPTTPTQLLKFGSRMPSPGQGSLDVTPRETENCVDGERACDGQENPIDTPHNTTSHSDTQQHTDTLPAHPSLPTTTCTADTEPDPHVPSKDMSLTGPPQTGMPLNKTLSGDWQHTGMPSKDTAPEGDTHSTDKKQSETEHTEPSSCCAAETEEEKEEEECEKERVEQHAGNTQAEVSAEFTEEPSAAAPGPSSAPAKGESSDSSPCPPHVMAQVRVRNVPERERIVRGMQDSKSLDEISQACGGGARGGGRGGQPEGRRATISSALELEGTVSHDGDLTHYICRNLEQKIKMSSKPSLDCDCESDCSGSISSRGRGSSLRRPADIPPIDPAVLVDLQRHTQEVAHSVELMMRSLNGTIQNMTALSVGYIQTYRDSVDSLGESVDMSIKGMYTLMARCEELDRSMQPIHTLAAQIRDIKRTLDALEAICSDLNWNNLETPLTWKPLPPGNPSPRDPLPLQTLV from the exons ATGAGCCTCTTCCCTGTGATTGGCACAGACTTGCCGGAAGCAGCCAATGGGGTGGATACACAGCACTCCCCGGAATCCTGCAGTGTGAATGGCCCATACACCCATGCCCCGACTACCCCCACACAGCTCCTGAAGTTTGGGAGTAGGATGCCCAGTCCTGGGCAGGGATCCCTTGATGTGAcccctagagagacagagaactgTGTGGATGGGGAGAGAGCATGCGATGGACAAGAAAACCCCATAGACACTCCTCACAACACCACGTCCCATTcagacacacaacaacacacagacacgctCCCAgcacacccctccctccccactaccACATGCACAGCAGACACAGAGCCAGACCCACACGTGCCCTCCAAAGACATGTCCCTCACTGGACCCCCCCAAACAGGTATGCCCCTCAACAAGACTCTGTCTGGAGACTGGCAGCACACAGGCATGCCATCCAAAGACACAGCCCCAGAGGGGGACACTCACAGCACAGACAAAAAGCAGTCAGAGACAGAGCACACAGAGCCTTCTAGCTGCTGTGCTGcagaaacagaggaggaaaaggaggaggaagagtgtGAAAAGGAGAGAGTGGAGCAGCATGCAGGAAACACACAGGCTGAAGTCTCAGCTGAG TTTACAGAGGAGCCCTCGGCAGCAGCTCCGGGCCCCAGCTCTGCCCCAGCCAAGGGGGAGTCGTCAGACAGCAGCCCTTGTCCGCCCCATGTCATGGCCCAGGTGCGCGTGCGGAACGTCCCAGAGCGGGAGCGCATCGTTCGGGGCATGCAGGACAGCAAGAGCCTGGACGAGATCAGCCAGGCGTGCGGTGGAGGGGCCCGGGGTGGGGGCCGGGGGGGCCAGCCAGAGGGCCGCAGGGCCACCATCTCCTCTGCCCTGGAGCTGGAGGGAACAGTTAGCCACGACGGGGACCTGACCCACTACATCTGCCGCAACCTGGAGCAGAAGATCAAGATGAGCTCCAAGCCCAGCTTGGACTGTGACTGTGAGT CGGACTGCTCGGGTTCCATCAGCAGTAGAGGTCGGGGGTCGTCGTTGCGGCGGCCGGCTGACATCCCTCCCATCGACCCTGCTGTCTTGGTGGActtgcagagacacacacaggaagtTGCCCACAGCGTGGAGCTAATGATGCGCAGCCTCAACGGAACCATCCAGAAC atgaCAGCGCTGAGTGTGGGCTACATCCAGACCTACAGAGACTCAGTGGACAGCCTGGGGGAGTCTGTGGACATGAGCATAAAG gGAATGTACACGCTGATGGCGCGCTGTGAGGAGCTGGACCGCTCCATGCAGCCCATCCACACTCTGGCCGCCCAGATCCGGGACATCAAGCGCACCCTGGATGCCCTGGAGGCCATCTGCAGTGACCTTAACTGGAATAACCTGGAGACCCCTCTAACCTGGAAACCCCTCCCACCTGGAAACCCCTCCCCCAGAGATCCTCTTCCACTGCAGACCCTTGTCTAA